One genomic window of Streptomyces sp. NBC_01276 includes the following:
- the kdpF gene encoding K(+)-transporting ATPase subunit F translates to MTVENIVGLAVAVSLLGYLVLALVKPERF, encoded by the coding sequence GTGACCGTCGAAAACATCGTCGGCCTCGCCGTGGCCGTCTCCCTGCTCGGATACCTCGTCCTCGCCCTCGTCAAGCCGGAGAGGTTCTAG
- the kdpA gene encoding potassium-transporting ATPase subunit KdpA, which translates to MSPVLAGVLQLLALIAALALAYRPLGDYMAKVYSSEKHYRPEKWIYKAIGANPTAEMRWPAYLRGVLAFSAVSVLFLYALQRAQGILPGSLGFSAIDPDQAFNTAASFVANTNWQSYYGEQAMGHVVQTGGLAVQNFVSAAVGMAVAVALVRGFARSRTGELGNFWADLVRGTVRILLPIAVLGAIVLVACGAIQNFAGIHEVGQFLGGTQQWNGGAVASQEVIKELGTNGGGYFNANSAHPFENPTPFSNLFEIFLILVIPFALTRTFGRMVGNLRQGYAILATMATIWLGFTALMMWTEFAHHGPAFEVAGGAMEGKETRFGVGASAIFSVATTLTSTGAVNSFHSSYTGLGGGIQLLGMQLGEIAPGGVGSGLYGMLVMAIIAVFIAGLMVGRTPEYLGKKIGTREIKFAACYILITPALVLCFTAAAMALPTPPHSMLNSGAHGFSEVLYAYTSGANNNGSAFAGLNADTQWFNTTIGLAMLLGRFLPMVFVLALAGSLAEQKPVPETAGTLRTDKPLYTGLLVGTILIVTGLTYFPALALGPLAEGLAS; encoded by the coding sequence ATGAGTCCCGTTCTCGCTGGTGTGCTCCAGCTCCTCGCACTGATCGCCGCGCTCGCGCTGGCCTACCGCCCCCTCGGCGACTACATGGCCAAGGTCTACTCCTCGGAGAAGCACTACCGCCCGGAGAAGTGGATCTACAAGGCGATCGGCGCCAATCCGACCGCCGAGATGCGCTGGCCCGCCTACCTGCGCGGCGTCCTCGCCTTCTCCGCGGTGAGTGTGCTCTTCCTCTACGCCCTCCAGCGCGCCCAGGGCATCCTGCCCGGCTCGCTCGGCTTCTCCGCGATCGACCCCGACCAGGCCTTCAACACCGCCGCCTCCTTCGTGGCCAACACGAACTGGCAGTCGTACTACGGCGAGCAGGCCATGGGCCACGTCGTGCAGACCGGCGGCCTCGCCGTACAGAACTTCGTCTCGGCCGCGGTCGGCATGGCCGTGGCGGTGGCCCTGGTACGGGGCTTCGCGCGCTCCCGCACCGGTGAACTCGGCAACTTCTGGGCCGACCTGGTCCGCGGCACCGTCCGCATCCTCCTGCCCATCGCCGTCCTCGGCGCGATCGTCCTCGTCGCGTGCGGCGCGATCCAGAACTTCGCCGGCATCCACGAGGTCGGCCAGTTCCTGGGCGGTACGCAGCAGTGGAACGGCGGGGCGGTGGCCTCCCAGGAGGTCATCAAGGAGCTGGGCACGAACGGCGGCGGCTACTTCAACGCCAACTCCGCCCACCCCTTCGAGAACCCCACCCCCTTCTCCAACCTCTTCGAGATCTTCCTGATCCTCGTCATCCCGTTCGCGCTCACCCGCACGTTCGGCCGGATGGTCGGCAACCTGCGCCAGGGCTACGCGATCCTGGCGACGATGGCGACGATCTGGCTCGGCTTCACGGCCCTGATGATGTGGACCGAATTCGCCCACCACGGCCCGGCGTTCGAGGTCGCGGGCGGGGCGATGGAGGGCAAGGAGACCCGCTTCGGCGTCGGCGCCTCCGCGATCTTCTCGGTCGCCACGACGCTCACCTCCACCGGCGCGGTCAACTCCTTCCACTCCTCCTACACCGGTCTCGGCGGCGGCATCCAACTGCTGGGCATGCAGCTCGGCGAGATCGCCCCCGGCGGTGTCGGCTCCGGTCTCTACGGCATGCTGGTCATGGCGATCATCGCGGTGTTCATCGCCGGCCTCATGGTCGGCCGCACCCCGGAGTACCTGGGCAAGAAGATCGGCACCCGCGAGATCAAGTTCGCGGCCTGCTACATCCTCATCACCCCGGCGCTGGTGCTGTGCTTCACCGCCGCGGCCATGGCCCTGCCCACCCCGCCGCACTCGATGCTGAACTCCGGGGCGCACGGCTTTTCCGAGGTCCTCTACGCCTACACCTCGGGCGCCAACAACAACGGCTCCGCCTTCGCGGGCCTGAACGCCGACACGCAGTGGTTCAACACCACCATCGGCCTCGCCATGCTGCTGGGCCGGTTCCTGCCCATGGTCTTCGTCCTCGCGCTGGCCGGCTCGCTCGCCGAGCAGAAGCCCGTCCCCGAGACCGCGGGCACGCTCCGTACCGACAAGCCGCTCTACACCGGCCTCCTCGTCGGCACGATCCTCATCGTCACCGGTCTGACCTACTTCCCCGCCCTCGCGCTGGGGCCGCTCGCCGAAGGGCTCGCATCATGA